A window from Abditibacteriaceae bacterium encodes these proteins:
- a CDS encoding ABC transporter permease has protein sequence MASSPALIGQKTRNERVAVPAKWRAGQLAVIGLIVLLAAWYFTVGWKAAGESNAAASRNVFDALGFIVLAGLAWLCTPVAGVIAMTTFQEALRRRWMSALLAFGIVLLGLSTFFTWMQPGEEQKFLRDFGIGFIIIMTLLMAIFLGVALVPPDIERRTIFTILSKPVDRLEFLIGKYLGLCLTLFVNLALMSAMFLLSYALFKIRREGYAGAMDMSSGHTSLMFDLGNMLKALVLQYGQLMIMAALALTMSLVVSNITAIVFCFLIYFGGQMSSYWEHLGGEGHDGDDHGGAGLSKPVQNLVRIVYYALPRLDRFDVRERLVTDVPIGFNYMAKAMGNGLIYVAVLLCIAWLVFSDREF, from the coding sequence ATGGCTTCTTCTCCAGCCTTGATAGGGCAAAAGACGCGCAATGAGCGCGTTGCAGTTCCGGCCAAATGGCGCGCGGGACAATTGGCTGTTATTGGTTTGATCGTTTTGCTGGCCGCGTGGTACTTCACCGTAGGCTGGAAAGCCGCGGGCGAAAGCAACGCGGCGGCATCGCGCAATGTGTTCGATGCCTTGGGCTTCATTGTTCTTGCAGGTTTGGCGTGGCTTTGTACGCCGGTCGCCGGTGTCATTGCAATGACGACGTTTCAAGAAGCGCTGCGCCGCCGTTGGATGAGCGCGCTGCTCGCCTTCGGTATCGTGTTGCTCGGTCTATCGACGTTCTTTACGTGGATGCAGCCGGGCGAAGAGCAAAAGTTCCTGCGCGACTTCGGCATCGGTTTCATCATCATCATGACGTTGTTGATGGCGATTTTCTTGGGCGTTGCACTTGTGCCACCTGACATCGAGCGCCGCACGATTTTCACGATTCTTTCCAAGCCCGTTGATCGCTTGGAATTCCTCATCGGCAAATATCTCGGTTTGTGCCTGACTTTGTTCGTCAACCTCGCTCTCATGAGCGCCATGTTTTTGCTTTCTTACGCATTATTCAAAATTCGGCGCGAAGGTTACGCGGGTGCGATGGACATGAGTTCGGGACACACCAGTTTGATGTTCGATCTGGGCAATATGCTGAAGGCCCTCGTGCTGCAATACGGGCAGTTGATGATTATGGCGGCCCTGGCGTTGACGATGTCGCTTGTTGTTTCCAACATTACCGCGATTGTTTTCTGCTTCCTGATTTATTTCGGCGGCCAGATGAGTTCTTATTGGGAGCATTTGGGTGGCGAAGGTCACGACGGCGACGATCATGGCGGCGCGGGCCTGTCGAAACCGGTGCAGAATCTGGTTCGTATTGTGTATTACGCCTTGCCTCGATTGGATCGTTTCGATGTGCGTGAGCGTCTCGTAACCGACGTGCCGATTGGCTTCAACTACATGGCGAAAGCAATGGGCAACGGATTGATTTATGTTGCTGTTTTGTTGTGCATCGCGTGGCTTGTCTTCAGCGACCGCGAATTTTAA
- a CDS encoding S41 family peptidase — translation MSGKIRANGWLLTGAVLTAFGAGYGMRAGSESGWVPAPGERLSAEPSPKIRLIQTAQGQRYVDQMLAQTGDGKTLDSTNGKRTYKPNLKPYESLDEVRRAIRDNFVRTKIDDEQLTHGAIRGMLRSLGDRFTRFLTPEEYKEFSEKNGGEFTGIGARIDLIEEYHGSAVAKPFGASRPYIVEPMAGGPAQKAALLKDDVILSINGKSTAEMSQDAVVQYIRGERGTKVKLQIERKTKAGKLDRDATFKTFDIDITRDIIEVHPVTLEWLPNRIAWIKLDEFNKKSAKEMGEALTKLRTGPKNEDGTPQGPARGLVFDLRDNPGGLLDAAVDIGSRFIAEGPIVYQRERDGSEEALIADRDNYMNLKVPIVILVNNYSASAAEVVTGAMKDKGVATVVGEQSYGKAAVQVLLEMKNGGALIITTAKYFTPAKRDISEKGIAPDFVVKASTEDEKTGRGAQLNKAVAIIQEKNQALAARP, via the coding sequence ATGTCGGGAAAAATTCGCGCGAACGGTTGGTTGCTGACCGGCGCGGTCTTAACGGCTTTTGGTGCCGGATATGGAATGCGGGCTGGAAGCGAAAGCGGCTGGGTGCCTGCACCGGGCGAACGGCTCAGTGCCGAGCCATCGCCGAAGATTCGGTTGATTCAAACCGCGCAAGGCCAGCGTTATGTCGATCAGATGTTGGCGCAAACCGGCGACGGTAAAACGCTGGATTCAACGAACGGCAAGCGAACATATAAACCAAATCTCAAGCCTTATGAATCGCTCGACGAAGTGCGCCGCGCGATTCGCGACAACTTTGTTCGCACCAAAATCGACGACGAGCAGCTGACTCACGGTGCGATTCGCGGGATGCTACGCTCGTTGGGTGACCGCTTTACGCGTTTCCTTACACCGGAAGAATACAAAGAGTTCTCGGAAAAGAACGGCGGTGAATTCACAGGCATCGGCGCGCGCATCGATTTGATTGAAGAGTATCACGGCAGCGCGGTGGCCAAGCCGTTCGGCGCGAGTCGTCCGTATATCGTGGAGCCGATGGCTGGTGGCCCGGCGCAAAAAGCAGCGCTGCTCAAAGACGACGTGATTTTGTCAATCAACGGCAAGAGCACCGCCGAAATGAGTCAGGACGCCGTTGTGCAATACATTCGCGGTGAGCGCGGAACGAAAGTCAAGTTGCAAATTGAGCGCAAAACGAAAGCAGGCAAGCTCGACCGCGATGCGACCTTCAAAACGTTCGATATCGACATCACACGCGACATTATCGAAGTGCATCCTGTGACTCTCGAATGGCTGCCCAACCGTATTGCGTGGATCAAGCTCGACGAGTTCAACAAGAAAAGTGCGAAAGAAATGGGCGAAGCGCTCACGAAACTGCGCACCGGCCCCAAGAACGAAGACGGCACGCCACAAGGCCCGGCGCGCGGTCTGGTTTTCGACTTGCGCGATAACCCCGGCGGCTTGTTGGATGCGGCGGTTGACATCGGTTCGCGCTTTATCGCCGAAGGCCCGATTGTTTACCAGCGCGAACGCGACGGTAGCGAAGAAGCCCTCATTGCCGACCGTGATAACTACATGAACCTCAAGGTTCCAATTGTAATTCTGGTTAACAACTATAGCGCTTCGGCTGCCGAAGTTGTCACCGGCGCAATGAAAGACAAAGGCGTGGCGACCGTTGTTGGCGAGCAAAGCTACGGCAAAGCCGCTGTGCAAGTTTTGCTTGAAATGAAAAACGGCGGTGCGTTGATTATCACCACGGCGAAGTATTTCACTCCGGCCAAGCGTGACATTTCGGAAAAAGGCATTGCGCCCGATTTCGTCGTCAAGGCTTCGACCGAAGATGAAAAAACCGGACGTGGCGCTCAGCTCAACAAAGCCGTTGCGATTATTCAGGAAAAGAATCAGGCGTTAGCCGCACGTCCGTAA